Proteins from a single region of Gossypium arboreum isolate Shixiya-1 chromosome 1, ASM2569848v2, whole genome shotgun sequence:
- the LOC108480111 gene encoding histidine--tRNA ligase, chloroplastic/mitochondrial — protein sequence MSPLSSSLLNPRLSFSLKPLFLFSQSSFAPRKFQIPRQFVSAKRKTFSDLASEQSSATDNGGRSGRGGRSGAVSPSPVVEEVQRIDVNPPKGTRDFPPEDMRLRTWLFNHFREVSRLFGFEEVDYPVLESEALFIRKAGEEIRDQLYCFEDRGNRRVALRPELTPSLARLVIQKGKSLSLPLKWFAIGQCWRYERMTRGRRREHYQWNMDILGLPEVTAEAELISSIVAFFKRIGITESDVGFKVSSRKVLQEVLRCYSVPENLFGKVCIIIDKIEKIPIDEIKRELNATGLSEEAIEELLQVLSIKSLTKLEEILGGAGEAVADLKELFSLSEKFGYSEWIQFDASVVRGLAYYTGIVFEGFDRQGKLRAICGGGRYDRLLSTFGGDDVPACGFGFGDAVIVELLKEKGLLPELNLEVDNIVCALDYDLQGVAAEVATKLREKGQSVDLVLESKPLKWVFKRAARTNAQRLVLVGNTEWQKGMVGVKILSSGEQYEIKLDELE from the exons ATGTCTCCGCTTTCTTCTTCGCTACTGAATCCGCGCCTCAGCTTTTCGCTAAAACCTCTCTTCCTTTTCTCTCAATCATCTTTCGCACCACGGAAATTTCAAATCCCCAGGCAATTTGTCTCCGCTAAACGTAAAACCTTCTCTGACTTAGCTTCGGAGCAGTCATCTGCAACCGACAATGGTGGCAGGAGCGGCAGAGGAGGAAGGTCCGGCGCTGTATCTCCGTCTCCAGTTGTGGAGGAGGTTCAGAGGATCGACGTGAATCCACCTAAAGGGACTCGAGACTTCCCCCCTGAAGATATGCGACTCCGTACTTGGCTATTTAACCATTTCAGAGAG GTTTCGCGGTTGTTTGGATTCGAAGAGGTTGATTATCCTGTGCTAGAATCAGAGGCTCTGTTTATTAGAAAGGCAGGGGAGGAGATTAGAGATCAG TTGTATTGTTTTGAAGATCGGGGAAACCGCCGTGTTGCATTGAGGCCTGAGCTCACGCCTTCTCTAGCAAGGCTGGTGATACAGAAAGG aAAATCTTTATCCCTCCCATTGAAGTGGTTTGCCATTGGTCAGTGTTGGAGGTATGAGAGAATGACAAGGGGCCGCCGCCGTGAGCACTATCAATGGAATATGGATATACTTGGTTTACCTGAAGTCACT GCTGAGGCAGAACTTATTTCTTCCATTGTCGCTTTCTTCAAGAGAATTGGTATCACAGAATCAGATGTTGGCTTTAAGGTTTCAAGCCGAAAG GTCTTGCAAGAAGTTTTGAGATGCTACTCGGTACCGGAAAATTTGTTTGGCAAGGTTTGCATCATCATAGACAAG ATTGAAAAGATCCCAATAGATGAGATTAAGAGAGAGTTGAACGCTACTGGGTTATCAGAAGAGGCTATTGAGGAACTATTACAAGTGCTTTCCATAAAGTCATTGACTAAGTTGGAAG AGATACTTGGAGGTGCTGGGGAAGCTGTTGCTGACTTGAAAGAACTGTTCTCACTTTCTGAGAAGTTTGGTTACTCTGAGTGGATTCAGTTTGATGCATCTGTTGTTCGCGGTCTTGCCTACTATACGGGTATCGTTTTTGAG GGTTTTGATAGACAAGGAAAGCTAAGAGCTATTTGTGGCGGTGGGCGATATGATAGACTACTTTCTACTTTTGGTGGGGATGATGTTCCAGCTTGTGGCTTTGGGTTCGGTGATGCCGTCATTGTGGAA TTGCTGAAGGAAAAGGGACTTCTACCAGAACTTAACCTCGAAGTAGATAACATTGTTTGTGCACTGGATTATGATCTTCAAGGAGTAGCTGCTGAAGTTGCTACTAAACTCAGGGAGAAAGGCCAAAGTGTTGACTTAGTCTTGGAGAGCAAACCTCTTAAATG